In one Lolium rigidum isolate FL_2022 chromosome 3, APGP_CSIRO_Lrig_0.1, whole genome shotgun sequence genomic region, the following are encoded:
- the LOC124701358 gene encoding probable inorganic phosphate transporter 1-7, which produces MAGDQVHVLSALDGAKTQWYHFTAIVVAGMGFFTDAYDLFCISLVTKLIGRVYYTVPGSPHPGSLPPTVAAAVNGVAFVGTLSGQLFFGWLGDKVGRKSVYGMTLLLMIICSVASGLSFSHTPTTVMATLCFFRFWLGFGIGGDYPLSATIMSEYANKRTRGAFIAAVFAMQGFGILAGGAVAIGVTALFKNRFPAPPYAVNPAASTPAEADYVWRIVLMLGALPAALTFYWRMKMPETARYTALIAKNAERAAADMSKVLQVEITKEQAGDLEVAHKSRASPSFGLFSGEFVRRHGLHLVGTASTWLLLDIAYYSQNLFQKDIFSAIGWIPAAATMSALDELYHIARAQTLIALCGTVPGYWFTVAFIDSVGRFKIQAMGFFMMTGFMLGLAVPYDYWTGKGHQAGFVAMYALTFFFANFGPNATTFIVPAEIYPARLRATCHGISAASGKVGAIIGSFGFLYLAQSPDPAKTAHGYLPGIGVRNSLFVLAGCSLMGFMLTFLVPEPKGKSLEEMSRETEPDKC; this is translated from the coding sequence ATGGCGGGCGACCAAGTCCACGTGCTCTCGGCGCTCGACGGCGCCAAGACGCAGTGGTACCACTTCACGGCGATCGTGGTCGCCGGCATGGGCTTCTTCACAGATGCCTACGACCTCTTCTGCATCTCCCTCGTCACCAAGCTGATCGGCCGAGTCTACTACACCGTGCCAGGGTCGCCCCACCCTGGCAGCCTGCCACCGACCGTCGCGGCCGCCGTCAACGGCGTGGCGTTCGTCGGCACGCTCTCCGGGCAGCTCTTCTTCGGGTGGCTCGGCGACAAGGTCGGCCGGAAGAGCGTGTACGGCATGACGCTGCTTCTGATGATCATCTGCTCCGTGGCGTCCGGGCTGTCGTTCAGCCACACGCCCACGACCGTCATGGCCACGCTCTGCTTCTTCCGGTTCTGGCTCGGCTTCGGCATCGGCGGCGACTACCCGCTCTCCGCCACCATCATGTCTGAGTACGCCAACAAGCGCACGCGCGGCGCGTTCATCGCCGCCGTGTTCGCGATGCAGGGGTTCGGCATCCTCGCCGGCGGCGCCGTGGCGATCGGGGTCACCGCGCTGTTCAAGAACCGGTTTCCGGCGCCGCCGTACGCCGTGAACCCGGCGGCGTCCACCCCGGCTGAGGCCGACTACGTGTGGCGCATCGTCCTCATGCTCGGCGCGCTCCCCGCGGCTCTCACCTTCTACTGGCGCATGAAGATGCCGGAGACGGCGCGGTACACGGCCCTCATCGCCAAGAACGCCGAGCGCGCCGCGGCTGACATGTCCAAGGTGCTCCAGGTAGAGATCACAAAGGAGCAGGCCGGCGATCTGGAGGTGGCGCACAAGTCCCGCGCGTCGCCGTCGTTCGGCCTCTTCTCCGGGGAGTTCGTGAGGCGGCACGGGCTCCACCTCGTGGGCACGGCGTCGACGTGGCTCCTCCTGGACATCGCCTACTACTCGCAGAACCTGTTCCAGAAGGACATCTTCAGCGCGATCGGGTGGatcccggcggcggcgacgatgagCGCGCTGGACGAGCTGTACCACATCGCGCGTGCCCAGACCCTGATCGCGCTGTGCGGCACCGTGCCGGGGTACTGGTTCACGGTGGCCTTCATCGACTCCGTCGGCCGGTTCAAGATCCAGGCCATGGGGTTCTTCATGATGACGGGCTTCATGCTGGGTCTGGCAGTGCCATACGACTACTGGACGGGGAAGGGCCACCAGGCGGGGTTCGTCGCCATGTACGCGCTCACGTTCTTCTTCGCCAACTTCGGGCCAAACGCGACCACGTTCATCGTGCCGGCGGAGATCTACCCGGCGAGGCTCCGCGCGACATGCCACGGCATATCGGCGGCGTCGGGGAAGGTGGGCGCCATCATCGGGTCCTTCGGGTTCTTGTACCTGGCCCAGAGCCCGGACCCGGCCAAGACGGCCCATGGCTACTTGCCTGGTATCGGCGTGCGCAACTCGCTCTTCGTGCTCGCCGGATGCAGCTTGATGGGGTTTATGCTCACGTTCTTGGTCCCCGAGCCCAAGGGCAAGTCCTTGGAGGAGATGTCACGTGAGACCGAGCCTGACAAGTGCTAG